One genomic window of Capricornis sumatraensis isolate serow.1 chromosome 15, serow.2, whole genome shotgun sequence includes the following:
- the OCSTAMP gene encoding osteoclast stimulatory transmembrane protein codes for MRPPRGTLEHLIRTRWRYWYLGLRKALALLQATWIAYSQPVPASCGQLLTQVLLCGALALAAASLTYCWLASSLLYPLGPSAVVATVCGLLAFLGLVLVPPARCLFALSVPTLGTEQGRRLLLSWSTATLTVAVVPNVLANLRAAGQVLRCVTEGSLESLLNTTHWLQTGSQALSRDGQAGSQGLTLQAQGDSAAAFRLHVLRVTRQVLEDFSGLESSARVVALGTQRVVTGLFMLGLLLDSAWYLHRYLTDLRFDNIYATRQLTQRLAEVGATHLTASPPAWLLWAARPRLSQAELLSCLVRLGLFTLLLVAMAVTVALDHVAFLLAQAAVGWARELPAMPVTLTVKYDAKYTVLGFIPFLFNQPPPENPYLSAHNSFQWELRFTAPGCPLLPAQRPHMAALLAAGALQLVACSMVLLETYARRLRHSIAASFFRTQEARRVRHLHARLQRRYDRHRGQPAQPQDASSCS; via the exons GTGGAGATACTGGTACCTGGGGCTCCGCAAGGCCCTTGCCCTGCTGCAGGCCACCTGGATTGCCTACTCCCAGCCCGTCCCAGCCAGCTGTGGCCAGCTGCTGACCCAGGTCCTCCTGTGTGGTGCCCTGGCCCTTGCTGCCGCGAGTCTGACCTACTGCTGGCTGGCGTCCTCGCTGCTTTATCCTCTCGGGCCCTCGGCCGTGGTGGCCACTGTCTGCGGCCTCCTGGCCTTCCTGGGGCTGGTCCTGGTGCCCCCCGCCCGCTGCCTGTTTGCGCTCAGTGTGCCCACGCTGGGCACAGAGCAAGGCCGCCGGCTTCTCCTGTCCTGGAGCACCGCCACACTGACCGTCGCCGTGGTGCCCAATGTCCTGGCCAACCTGCGTGCCGCTGGGCAGGTGCTGAGGTGCGTCACGGAGGGCTCCTTGGAGAGTCTGCTCAACACCACTCACTGGCTGCAGACAGGATCGCAGGCCCTGAGCCGTGACGGCCAGGCGGGCAGCCAAGGCCTGACGCTCCAGGCCCAGGGCGACAGCGCCGCCGCCTTCCGGCTCCACGTGCTCAGGGTCACCCGGCAGGTCCTGGAGGACTTCTCTGGCCTGGAGTCCTCGGCCCGGGTGGTAGCACTGGGGACCCAGAGGGTGGTCACTGGGCTCTTTATGCTGGGCCTCCTGCTGGACTCAGCCTGGTACCTCCACCGCTACCTGACCGACCTGCGGTTTGATAACATCTATGCCACCCGGCAGCTGACTCAGCGGCTGGCAGAGGTCGGGGCCACCCATCTGACGGCCTCCCCTCCAGCCTGGCTGCTCTGGGCAGCCCGGCCGAGGCTGTCCCAGGCAGAACTGCTGAGCTGTCTGGTGAGGCTGGGGCTGTTCACCCTGCTCCTGGTGGCCATGGCGGTGACGGTGGCCCTGGACCACGTGGCCTTCCTCCTGGCGCAGGCAGCCGTGGGCTGGGCTCGGGAGCTGCCCGCTATGCCCGTCACGCTCACCGTCAAGTACGAT GCTAAGTACACCGTCCTGGGATTCATCCCCTTCCTCTTCAATCAGCCGCCTCCAGAAAACCCTTACCTCTCTGCCCACAACTCTTTCCAGTGGGAGCTGCGCTTCACTGCCCCTGGCTGCCCGCTGCTGCCCGCCCAGCGCCCGCACATGGCCGCGCTCCTGGCTGCAGGTGCCCTGCAGCTCGTGGCTTGCTCCATGGTCCTCCTGGAGACCTATGCCCGCCGCTTGCGGCACAGCATCGCTGCCTCCTTCTTCAGGACCCAGGAGGCCAGGAGGGTCCGCCACCTTCATGCCCGCCTCCAGCGAAGATATGACAGGCACCGAGGCCAGCCAGCACAGCCACAAGACGCTTCCTCCTGCTCCTGA